Below is a window of Streptomyces sp. NBC_01429 DNA.
GTCGTATTCCGTATCCCCGGTAAGGGGGAACACCCGTTGGACGGAAGGGGCGCGCGAGCGGTTCCCCCCGATCGTCGCGCGGCACCGCCCGGCGTACCGACCCGGTAGCGTGAACTGTCAACCGTTCTCCTCATCAGGAGCGTTCACGCCGTGCGAATCGCAGTCACCGGCTCCATCGCCACCGATCATCTGATGACCTTTCCCGGCCGCTTCGCCGACCAACTGGTCGCCGAGCAGCTGCACACGGTCTCCCTCTCCTTCCTGGTCGACAACCTAGAAGTGCGCAGGGGCGGTGTCGGGGCGAACATCTGCTTCGGCATGGGCCAGCTGGGCGCCCGTCCCCTCCTGGTCGGCGCCGCCGGCCAGGACTTCGACGAGTACCGCGCCTGGCTGGACCGGCACGGCGTCGACACCACCTCCGTGCGGATCTCCGAGGTCCTGCACACGGCCCGCTTCGTGTGCACCACCGACGCCGACCACAACCAGATCGGCTCCTTCTACGCGGGCGCGATGAGCGAGGCCCGCCAGATCGAGCTGAAGAAGGTCGCCGACCGCGTCGGCGGTCTCGACCTGGTGCTGATCGGCGCGGACGACCCCGAGGGCATGCTGCGCCACACCGAGGAGTGCCGCAGCCGCAAGATCCCCTTCGCCGCCGACTTCTCGCAGCAGATCGCGCGCATGGAGCGCGACGAGATCCGCACCCTGCTCGACGGCGCGACCTACCTCTTCTCCAACGAGTACGAGAAGGGACTCATCGAGGCCAAGACCGGCTGGGACGACGCGGAGATCCTCTCCCGGGTCGGCCACCGCGTCACGACGCTCGGCAAGAACGGTGTACGGATCGAGCGCGTCGGCGACGAGCCGATCGTCGTCGGCTGCCCGGACGAGACCGTCAAGGCCGACCCGACCGGCGTCGGCGACGCCTTCCGCGCCGGATTCCTCTCCGGCCTCACCTGGGGCGTCGGCCTGGAGCGCGCCGCGCAGGTCGGCTGCATGCTCGCCACCCTGGTCATCGAGACCGTGGGCACCCAGGAGTACACCCTGCGCAGGACCCACTTCATGGAGCGCTTCACCAAGGCGTACGGCCACGACGCGGGGGCCGAGGTCCAGGCCCATCTGCCCGAGACGGTGGCCTGAGCCGACGCGCGAGCCGGCGGCGGGAGCACGCGGGCGACGCTCACGACACCCGGCGGACCACATACGCGACACCGTGGTCCGCCGGCCGCTCGCCCACGTACTCCTGGCCGCGCATCTCGCACCACGCCGGAATGTCCAGCCGCGCCGCCTCGTCGTCCGAGAGCACCGCCACCGTGCCGCCCACCGGCACCTCGCCGAAGATCTTGGCCAGCTCGATCACCGGGATCGGGCAGCGCCGGCCGAGCGTGTCCAGCACCCGTTCGGCGGGGCCGCCCTCCCGGCCGGCGGCGGGCGCGGCCGAGGTGGGCGCGCCGAACCGTTCCCGTACCCCGGACACCACCCCCGGCAGCACCTCCAGGAAGCGGTCCACCTCCGCCTCCGGTGTCCCGAGGGGGAGCGAGAGCCGGACATTGCCCTCCGAGAGCACCTCCATCGCCCGCAGCACATGACTGGGGGTCAGCGTGGAGCTGGTGCAGGAGGAGCCCGAGGACACCGAGAAGTCCGCCCGGTCCAGCTCGTGCAGCAGCGTCTCCCCGTCCACGTAGAGACAGGAGAACGTGACGAGATGGGGGAGCCGGTGGACCGGATGCCCCACCACCTCCACATCGGGCACCAGCTCCGGCACCCGCGCCCTGATCCGGTCCACCAGCGCCCGCAGCCGTACCGACTCGGCCGCCGCCCCGGCGCGCACCGCGCGCAGCGAGGCGGCGGCGGCGACGATCGCCGGGATGTTCTGGAACCCCGGGGCGCGGCCCGACTCGCGCTCGTCGGCCGGGCCCGGCGCGGCGAACCGCACCCCCTTGCGCACGGCCAGCAGCCCGACGCCCGCCGGACCGCCCCACTTGTGCGCGCTCGCCGTCAGCAGCGACCAGGCGCCGTCCACCGGGCCCCAGCCCAGCGACTGCGCCGCGTCCACCAGCAGCGGCACGCCCCGGCTGCGGCAGACCTCGGCGACGGCGGAGACCGGCTGCTCCGTCCCCACCTCGTGGTTGGCCGACTGGAGACACGCCAGGGCGGTGTCGGCGCGCAGCACCGCCGCGTACGCGTCCGGGTCCACCGTTCCGTACCGGTCCACCCCCACCTCGCTCACCGTCCCGCCGGCCGCGCTCTCGTGCGCGGCCGCCGCGTGCAGCACCGAGGAGTGCTCCACCGAGGAGACCGCCACATGGCGTCCGACACGCCGACGCCCCGCGAGCGCGCCCGACATTCCCGAGTGCACCGCGTGCGTCCCCGAAGGAGTGAAAACCAGCTCGTCCGGGCGGCAGCCGACGGCCTCCGCCGCCGCCTCCCTGGCCGCGTCCAGCAGCAGCCCGGCCCGCCTGCCCTCGCGGTAGAGCCGTGAGGGATCCGCCCATCCCTCGTCCAGGGACGCCTGGAGGGCCTGGCGGGCGACGGGATGCAGCGGGGCCGAGGAGGCGGCGTCGAAGTAGGGCACGTCGTCACGCTAACGCGCACGCCGGGAAGCGCGCCCGGAAGGAGCGTCAGGAACGCCCCCGGGTCACCGGGTCGGAGATCGGGGCGCCGTGCGAATAGCGTGGTCCATCCCTTCGGGGAGTCGGGCGGCGCGTTGGGCACCCTCCCCGCACGACCTCAAATCACGTCCAGTAGGGTTTGGTCCGCATAAACATCCAAACCCCTGCCCGCGTCGGGCCGGCGACCGACCAGGAGACGGCCGCAGCCGGTCGCGCGGGCGAGACTCTCGGGAAGGCGCTACGTGAGTCCCAACGGCTCCGACCGCTCGTCGCGGCGCCCGATGCGGCGGAAGCTGCCGCAGGTGCTGACTGCGGGCCTGATCCTCGCGACCTCCACCGGTTGCACATACAAGGACTTCCCCCGCCTCGGAATGCCCACCCCGGTGACGGAGGAGGCTCCCCGGATCCTCTCCCTGTGGCAGGGCTCGTGGGCGGCAGCGCTCATCACGGGCGTACTGGTATGGGGTCTGATCCTGTGGAGCGTCATCTTCCACCGGCGCAGCCGCAGCAAGGTGGAGGTACCTCCGCAGACCCGGTACAACATGCCCATCGAGGCGCTGTACACCGTGGTCCCGCTCATCATCGTCTCGGTGCTCTTCTACTTCACCGCTCGGGACGAGTCGAAGCTCCTCACGCTCTCCGCCAAGCCGACCCACACGATCAACGTGGTCGGCTACCAGTGGAGCTGGGGCTTCAACTACATCGAGAACGTGGACGGGAAGACCACCACCGGCAACAAGGTCCCCAAGGAACTTGACGCCATCCCGGACCGGTTCGTGAAGGCTTTCCCGCAGCATGCCGAGGGCGTCTACGACTACGGCATCCCCGGCACCCGGAACCCCCAGAACAACAACCCGGGTCCGACGCTGTGGCTCCCCAAGGGGGAGAAGGTCCGGTTCATCCTGACCTCACGTGATGTCATCCACTCCTTCTGGGTGGTGCCGTTCCTGATGAAGCAGGACGTCATCCCGGGGCACACCAACGCCTTCGAGGTGACCCCCAACCAGGAGGGCACCTTCATGGGCAAGTGCGCCGAGCTGTGCGGCGCCGACCACTCGCGGATGCTCTTCAACGTCAAGGTGGTCTCTCCGGAGCGCTACCAGCAGCACCTCGAAGAGCTGGCCAAGAAGGGCCAGAACGGCTACATCCCGTCGGGCATCGCGCAGACGGATCCGGCCAAGAACGCGGAGACGAACAAACTGTGAGCATCCTCAACGAACCCCAGGGTGCCGCCGCAGCAGCTGACGACTCTTACGAGAACGAGCTGCCGGTACGGCGCAAACAGCCGGGCAACATCGTCGTGAAGTGGCTGACCACCACGGACCACAAGACGATCGGCACGATGTACCTGATCACGTCGTTCGCGTTCTTCTGCATCGGTGGCGTCATGGCGCTGCTGATGCGCGCCGAGCTGGCGCGTCCGGGCACGCAGATCATGTCCAACGAGCAGTTCAACCAGGCGTTCACGATGCATGGCACGGTCATGCTGCTGATGTTCGCGACGCCGCTGTTCGCCGGGTTCGCGAACTGGATCATGCCGCTCCAGATCGGCGCGCCCGATGTGGCGTTCCCGCGGCTGAACATGTTCGCCTACTGGCTCTACCTCTTCGGTTCGCTGATCGCGGTGAGCGGTTTCATCACGCCGCAGGGTGCGGCGGACTTCGGGTGGTTCGCGTACTCGCCCCTGTCGGACGCCGTGCGTTCGCCGGGGATCGGGGCGGACCTGTGGATCATGGGTCTGGCGTTCTCCGGGTTCGGCACGATCCTCGGCGCGGTCAACTTCATCACCACGATCATCTGCATGCGCGCCCCCGGCATGACGATGTTCCGGATGCCGATCTTCGTATGGAACGTGCTGCTGACGGCCGTGCTCGTGCTGCTGGCGTTCCCGGTGCTCGCGGCGGCGCTGTTCGCGCTGGAGGCGGACCGTAAATTCGGTGCGCATGTGTTCGACGCGGCCAATGGCGGGGCGTTGCTCTGGCAACACCTGTTCTGGTTCTTCGGGCATCCAGAGGTGTACATCATCGCCCTGCCGTTCTTCGGGATCGTTTCCGAGGTGATTCCGGTGTTCTCCCGGAAGCCCATGTTCGGTTACATCGGTCTGGTCGCGGCGACGATCTCGATCGCGGGTCTGTCCGTGACGGTGTGGGCGCACCACATGTACGTGACCGGTGGCGTGCTGCTGCCGTTCTTCTCGTTCATGACGTTCCTGATCGCCGTGCCGACCGGCGTGAAGTTCTTCAACTGGATCGGGACGATGTGGAAGGGGTCGCTGTCCTTCGAGACACCGATGCTCTGGACCGTCGGGTTCCTGGTGACGTTCCTCTTCGGTGGTCTGACCGGGGTCATCCTGGCGTCACCGCCGCTGGACTTCCACGTGTCGGACTCGTATTTCGTGGTGGCGCACTTCCACTACGTGGTGTTCGGCACCGTGGTGTTCGCGATGTTCGCCGGATTCCATTTCTGGTGGCCGAAGTTCACCGGCAAGATGCTCGACGAGCGGCTCGGGAAGATCACCTTCTGGACGCTGTTCGTCGGTTTCCACGGGACCTTCCTCGTCCAGCACTGGCTGGGCGCCGAAGGCATGCCGCGCCGTTACGCGGACTATCTCGCCGCCGACGGATTCACCGCGCTGAACACCATCTCCACGATCAGCTCGTTCGTACTGGGTCTGTCGATCCTGCCGTTCTTCTACAACGTGTGGAAGACCGCGAAGTACGGCAAGAAGGTCGAGGTGGACGACCCCTGGGGCTACGGCCGTTCGCTCGAATGGGCGACCTCGTGCCCGCCGCCGCGGCACAACTTCGTCACCCTGCCGCGCATCCGGTCCGAATCCCCGGCGTTCGATCTGCACCACCCGGAGATCGCGGCCCTCGAAGAGCTGGAGAGCGCCGGCCTCGGCGCCGGAACCGGCGCCCTCGTCGGCGGTAAGGAGGCCGGAAAGTGAAGATCCAAGGCAGGATGTTCATCTGGCTCAGCTTCTTCATCCTGGTCGTGGCCGTCGTCTACGGCATCTGGTCCAAGGAGCCGGTCGGCACGACGGCGCTGTTCCTGGCCTTCGGCCTGAGCATCATGATCGGGTTCTATCTGGCCTTCACGGCCCGCCGGATGGACGCGCTCGCCCAGGACAACAAGGAGGCCGACGTCTCGGACGAGGCCGGCGAGGTGGGGTTCTTCTCCCCGCACAGCTGGCAGCCGTTCGCGCTCGCGATCGGCGGAGCCCTCCTCTTCCTCAGTGTGGCGATCGGCTGGTGGCTGGCGTACTTCTCGGCCCCGCTGCTGCTCATCGGCCTGTGGGGCTGGGTCTTCGAGTACTACCGCGGTGAGAGCCGCACCCAGTAGCGGCTGCCGCAGAGCGTCGTTCCGGGGGGCCCGGACACTCCAGCACGGAGGGTCCGGGCCCCCCCGTTTGCGTCACTCGTCGCGCTGTCCTCACGGAATCTTCATACCGTGTGATCCATGACCCACACGCCGCGTTTGCGCACCGTCCTCAGCTGCACCCTGGTCGTGTCCCTCGGGGCTGGCGCGACCGCGTGCGGCAGCAGCAACGACCCCCACCCCCTCGCCACCAAGCCCTACAACGCCACCGGGCAGGTCGCCTTCAGCGCGCCCGGGGGCAGCGTCAAGGCCAACCCGGACAAGCCCCTGGAGATCACCGCCAAGAACCGCGACAGCCGGATCACTGACGTCACCGCCGTCGACACCGGCGGCCACTACCTGGCGGGCGAACTCACCGCCGACGGCATGCGCTGGCACTCCACGGCCCCGCTGGCGGCCGGCGCCCGCTACACGGTCAGGGTCTCCACCGAGAACAACGACGGCGCCCCCGGCAACCGCACCCTCACCTTCGACACCGCCGCCGCCAAGAAGAAACTGACGGTCGAGTTCGGCCCCGAGGAGGGCTCCTACGGGGTCGGACAGCCCATCACCGCCACCCTCAGCGAGCCCATCAAGGCCAAGGCGGCCCGGGACGTCGTCGAACGCTCCCTCAAGATCCGCGCACCGGGCGCCGAAGAGGGCACCTGGCACTGGGTGGACGACACGGAGCTGCACTACCGGCCCAAGGAGTACTGGCCCGCGAACAGCACCGTCACCGCCTCCAGCAGCCTCGAAGGAGTGAAGGTCAGCGACAAGCTGTACGGGGGCCCCGTCAAGCCGCTCACCCTGAAGATCGGCAACAAGCTGGAGGCCATCGTCGACGCCTCGGCGCACACGATGACGGTGTACCGCAACGGCGAATGGGTCAACACCATCCCGGTGACCACCGGCAAGCCCGGATTCTCCACCCGCAACGGCATCAAGGTCGTGCTGGGCAAGGAGAGCTTCGTACGGATGCGCGGCTCCAGCGTCGGCATCGGCGGCAGCGAGGGGTACGACCTGCCGGTCTACTGGGCCACCCGGGTGACCTGGAGCGGTGAGTATGTGCACGCGGCGCCGTGGTCCGTGGGGCAGCAGGGGGCGGCGAACGTCAGCCACGGCTGCACCGGGATGTCCACCGCCAACGCGGCCTGGTTCTACGAGATCGTCGAAGAGGGCGACATCGTCCAGGTCATCAACAGCGCCGGTGACTACATGGAGGACTTCGGCAACGGCTTCGGCGACTGGAACCTGGACTGGAAGGACTGGCGCAAGGGCAGCGTCGTCCAGGCCGGGGTCAGGGACGGCAGCAGCCCCGCCGACGCGGCCCGGCTGCGCCCCCAGGTCTGACGTCCGCAGGAGCCCGGCGGACACGGCCCGCGGGCTGCCGCGGGCGGGCGGGGGCCACCAACGGCCCCGCCCGCCCGCGGCGGCCTCTCAGGCGGCCCCTGCCAGCCTGCCGCGCAACAGCCCGGCCAGGGCGTCCGCGAAGCCCACCGGCTCGACCGGCAGCGTCACCGCGGCGTCCGCGCGGCTCCAGGTGGCCAGCCAGGCGTCCTGCGGGCGGCCGATCAGCAGCAGCACCGGCGGGCAGTTGAAGATCTCGTCCTTGATCTGGCGGCAGACGCCCATACCGCCCGCCGGGGCCGTCTCGCCGTCCAGCACACAGACATCGACACCGCCCTCGTCCAGTCGCTTCAGGACGGCCGGCAGCGTCGCGCATTCGAGGAACTCGACCCGCGGTACGTCGGCGGCCGGCCGGCGGCCCGCCGCCAGCCGGACCTGCTCGCGGATGTTCGCGTCGTCGCTGTAGACCAGCACCGTGGCGGTCGGCTGCATTGTTCCTCCGTGACATCAGTGTCTGCGAGGGCTCCAGGGCTCCACAGGCCCTGGACCGATGCGCGGATCGTACTCCGTCGGACACCGTGTCAGCACGGGTAAGAACGTCCGTTCACTGGGCCGTTAGAGCTGCGCACACCCCATGGACACACCGAATGGCACCCCGGGAGTCAGCGCGGGATAAGCGACCGACATAATGTCGGTCGTGGCGACAGCAACGACAGTAGAAACCGGGCACGCGCACCCGTCGGTCAATCGGCCGAACCTCACCAGCGTCGGAACCATCATTTGGCTGAGTTCCGAGCTGATGTTCTTCGCGGCCCTCTTCGCGATGTACTTCACCCTGCGGTCGGTGATGGGCGCAGAGCACTGGAAGGAAATGGCTCATGCCCTGAACGTCCCGTTCTCGGCGACGAACACCACCATCCTCGTGCTCTCCTCCGTCACCTGCCAGCTCGGCGTCTTCGCCGCGGAGCGGGGTGACGTGAAGAAGCTCCGAACCTGGTTCGTGGTCACGTTCGTGATGGGTGCGATCTTCATCGGCGGTCAGGTCTACGAGTACTCCGAACTGGTCAAGAAGGACGGCATCTCGCTCTCCTCCGACCCGTACGGCTCGGTGTTCTACCTGACCACCGGCTTCCACGGTCTGCACGTGACGGGGGGTCTGATCGCGTTCCTGTTCGTCCTGGGCAGGACGTACGCGGCCAAGAGGTTCACCCACGAGCAGGCAACCGCAGCCATCGTCGTGTCCTATTACTGGCACTTCGTCGATGTCGTCTGGATCGGCCTCTTCGCCACGATCTACTTGATCAAGTAGCCCGGGCAACGCGCCCGACGCGCACACAGTCCAGAAGCACCGACGCAGAAGATCCTGACACCGGGGTAATCCGTGAAAAAGCTCTCCGCACGACGACGCCATCCGCTGGCGGCGGTCGTCGTCCTACTCTTCGCGCTGGCGGCCACCGGGGGGCTGTACACCGCGTTCGCGCCCGCGGGCAAGGCGCAGGCCGACGAAACTTCCCAGTCCCTCGCCATCGACGAGGGCAAGAAGCTCTACTCCGTCGGCTGTGCCAGCTGCCACGGCACCGGTGGTCAGGGAACCTCCGACGGGCCGAGCCTGGTCGGCGTCGGCTCCGCCGCCGTGGACTTCCAGGTCGGAACGGGCCGGATGCCGGCCCAGCAGCCCGGCCCGCAGATGCCCAAGAAGAAGGTCATCTACACCCAGAAGCAGATCGACCAGCTCGCCGCGTACGTGGCGTCCCTCGGAGCCGGTCCGATCACGCCGACCAAGGAGCAGTACAG
It encodes the following:
- the ctaC gene encoding aa3-type cytochrome oxidase subunit II — encoded protein: MSPNGSDRSSRRPMRRKLPQVLTAGLILATSTGCTYKDFPRLGMPTPVTEEAPRILSLWQGSWAAALITGVLVWGLILWSVIFHRRSRSKVEVPPQTRYNMPIEALYTVVPLIIVSVLFYFTARDESKLLTLSAKPTHTINVVGYQWSWGFNYIENVDGKTTTGNKVPKELDAIPDRFVKAFPQHAEGVYDYGIPGTRNPQNNNPGPTLWLPKGEKVRFILTSRDVIHSFWVVPFLMKQDVIPGHTNAFEVTPNQEGTFMGKCAELCGADHSRMLFNVKVVSPERYQQHLEELAKKGQNGYIPSGIAQTDPAKNAETNKL
- a CDS encoding cytochrome c oxidase subunit 4, with amino-acid sequence MKIQGRMFIWLSFFILVVAVVYGIWSKEPVGTTALFLAFGLSIMIGFYLAFTARRMDALAQDNKEADVSDEAGEVGFFSPHSWQPFALAIGGALLFLSVAIGWWLAYFSAPLLLIGLWGWVFEYYRGESRTQ
- the qcrC gene encoding cytochrome bc1 complex diheme cytochrome c subunit, which translates into the protein MKKLSARRRHPLAAVVVLLFALAATGGLYTAFAPAGKAQADETSQSLAIDEGKKLYSVGCASCHGTGGQGTSDGPSLVGVGSAAVDFQVGTGRMPAQQPGPQMPKKKVIYTQKQIDQLAAYVASLGAGPITPTKEQYSASDASVASGGELFRTNCAQCHNFTGKGGALTHGKTAPSLEGVDPKHIYEAMQTGPQNMPSFPDTTMPEQQKKDIIAYVKAVNGDDTESPGGLELGGLGPVSEGLFAWIFGLGVLIAAAVWVAAHTAKAKKS
- the ctaD gene encoding aa3-type cytochrome oxidase subunit I gives rise to the protein MSILNEPQGAAAAADDSYENELPVRRKQPGNIVVKWLTTTDHKTIGTMYLITSFAFFCIGGVMALLMRAELARPGTQIMSNEQFNQAFTMHGTVMLLMFATPLFAGFANWIMPLQIGAPDVAFPRLNMFAYWLYLFGSLIAVSGFITPQGAADFGWFAYSPLSDAVRSPGIGADLWIMGLAFSGFGTILGAVNFITTIICMRAPGMTMFRMPIFVWNVLLTAVLVLLAFPVLAAALFALEADRKFGAHVFDAANGGALLWQHLFWFFGHPEVYIIALPFFGIVSEVIPVFSRKPMFGYIGLVAATISIAGLSVTVWAHHMYVTGGVLLPFFSFMTFLIAVPTGVKFFNWIGTMWKGSLSFETPMLWTVGFLVTFLFGGLTGVILASPPLDFHVSDSYFVVAHFHYVVFGTVVFAMFAGFHFWWPKFTGKMLDERLGKITFWTLFVGFHGTFLVQHWLGAEGMPRRYADYLAADGFTALNTISTISSFVLGLSILPFFYNVWKTAKYGKKVEVDDPWGYGRSLEWATSCPPPRHNFVTLPRIRSESPAFDLHHPEIAALEELESAGLGAGTGALVGGKEAGK
- a CDS encoding L,D-transpeptidase, with the protein product MTHTPRLRTVLSCTLVVSLGAGATACGSSNDPHPLATKPYNATGQVAFSAPGGSVKANPDKPLEITAKNRDSRITDVTAVDTGGHYLAGELTADGMRWHSTAPLAAGARYTVRVSTENNDGAPGNRTLTFDTAAAKKKLTVEFGPEEGSYGVGQPITATLSEPIKAKAARDVVERSLKIRAPGAEEGTWHWVDDTELHYRPKEYWPANSTVTASSSLEGVKVSDKLYGGPVKPLTLKIGNKLEAIVDASAHTMTVYRNGEWVNTIPVTTGKPGFSTRNGIKVVLGKESFVRMRGSSVGIGGSEGYDLPVYWATRVTWSGEYVHAAPWSVGQQGAANVSHGCTGMSTANAAWFYEIVEEGDIVQVINSAGDYMEDFGNGFGDWNLDWKDWRKGSVVQAGVRDGSSPADAARLRPQV
- a CDS encoding carbohydrate kinase family protein encodes the protein MRIAVTGSIATDHLMTFPGRFADQLVAEQLHTVSLSFLVDNLEVRRGGVGANICFGMGQLGARPLLVGAAGQDFDEYRAWLDRHGVDTTSVRISEVLHTARFVCTTDADHNQIGSFYAGAMSEARQIELKKVADRVGGLDLVLIGADDPEGMLRHTEECRSRKIPFAADFSQQIARMERDEIRTLLDGATYLFSNEYEKGLIEAKTGWDDAEILSRVGHRVTTLGKNGVRIERVGDEPIVVGCPDETVKADPTGVGDAFRAGFLSGLTWGVGLERAAQVGCMLATLVIETVGTQEYTLRRTHFMERFTKAYGHDAGAEVQAHLPETVA
- the ctaE gene encoding aa3-type cytochrome oxidase subunit III, with translation MSVVATATTVETGHAHPSVNRPNLTSVGTIIWLSSELMFFAALFAMYFTLRSVMGAEHWKEMAHALNVPFSATNTTILVLSSVTCQLGVFAAERGDVKKLRTWFVVTFVMGAIFIGGQVYEYSELVKKDGISLSSDPYGSVFYLTTGFHGLHVTGGLIAFLFVLGRTYAAKRFTHEQATAAIVVSYYWHFVDVVWIGLFATIYLIK
- a CDS encoding cysteine desulfurase/sulfurtransferase TusA family protein, which codes for MPYFDAASSAPLHPVARQALQASLDEGWADPSRLYREGRRAGLLLDAAREAAAEAVGCRPDELVFTPSGTHAVHSGMSGALAGRRRVGRHVAVSSVEHSSVLHAAAAHESAAGGTVSEVGVDRYGTVDPDAYAAVLRADTALACLQSANHEVGTEQPVSAVAEVCRSRGVPLLVDAAQSLGWGPVDGAWSLLTASAHKWGGPAGVGLLAVRKGVRFAAPGPADERESGRAPGFQNIPAIVAAAASLRAVRAGAAAESVRLRALVDRIRARVPELVPDVEVVGHPVHRLPHLVTFSCLYVDGETLLHELDRADFSVSSGSSCTSSTLTPSHVLRAMEVLSEGNVRLSLPLGTPEAEVDRFLEVLPGVVSGVRERFGAPTSAAPAAGREGGPAERVLDTLGRRCPIPVIELAKIFGEVPVGGTVAVLSDDEAARLDIPAWCEMRGQEYVGERPADHGVAYVVRRVS